In Candidatus Nitrosarchaeum limnium SFB1, the following proteins share a genomic window:
- a CDS encoding sulfatase: protein MSSNILFIIIDSLRADKFYGENKSTITPNIDKMIKNGTYFSETISSADVTGICLGNVFTGMFSQKTGITQRKFNSNIKTLFDILKENNYHIYGIVPDLTWFNQLTEKFDETYRYYAANRIQDGLADKIGKQILDRLNSTTTIEPWIYYIHLEDLHEKIIVPAKYDKEEYGITKYERMISYIDEWIGKIYSQCDLEKTLIVITSDHGDYIPVVDHLGQIPRIQSFMKKGKDFFPMLEPLGLKLFILIRNIAKNFQQRKLKKQLSSEQIRTLNARGKKTLQDETLKVPLLMMGNRIPSKIFNNLISGIDLFPTILSYVGIKINDKNIDGRDLNVLMNGGELKEIPIFIQTGDTQEHKESLVIGIRTSKFKYYRARKNPKQDVNLYNLENDPLEKNNIANLFPEVIKSMEVILERYEKQHIIVETKDDDKTKEIEEELKRMGYV, encoded by the coding sequence ATGAGTTCAAATATTCTTTTTATCATAATTGATTCATTAAGAGCAGATAAATTTTATGGCGAAAATAAGTCAACTATAACTCCAAATATTGATAAAATGATTAAAAATGGTACCTATTTTTCAGAAACAATTAGCTCTGCAGATGTAACAGGAATATGTTTAGGGAATGTTTTTACTGGAATGTTTTCACAAAAAACAGGAATTACTCAACGAAAATTTAATTCAAACATTAAAACATTATTTGATATTTTAAAAGAAAATAATTATCACATTTATGGGATTGTTCCAGATTTAACATGGTTTAATCAATTAACAGAAAAATTTGATGAAACATATCGTTATTATGCTGCTAATAGAATTCAGGATGGATTAGCAGATAAGATTGGAAAACAAATACTAGATCGTCTAAATTCAACTACAACTATAGAACCTTGGATTTATTATATTCATCTTGAAGATTTACATGAAAAAATTATAGTGCCAGCAAAATATGATAAAGAGGAGTACGGTATAACAAAATATGAAAGAATGATATCATATATTGATGAATGGATTGGAAAAATTTATAGTCAATGTGATTTAGAAAAAACCCTAATTGTAATTACATCAGATCATGGTGATTATATTCCAGTTGTAGATCATTTAGGTCAGATTCCACGAATACAATCATTTATGAAAAAAGGGAAGGATTTTTTTCCAATGTTAGAACCATTGGGATTAAAATTATTTATTTTAATTAGAAACATAGCAAAAAATTTCCAACAAAGAAAATTGAAAAAACAGTTATCTTCAGAACAAATTAGAACATTAAATGCTCGTGGGAAAAAAACTCTTCAGGATGAAACTTTAAAAGTTCCATTGTTAATGATGGGAAATAGAATTCCTTCAAAGATTTTTAACAATCTGATCAGTGGAATTGATTTATTTCCTACCATTTTAAGCTACGTAGGTATAAAAATTAATGATAAAAATATTGACGGACGAGATTTAAATGTATTAATGAATGGTGGAGAATTGAAGGAAATTCCAATATTTATTCAAACTGGTGATACACAAGAACATAAAGAAAGTTTAGTTATTGGAATAAGAACATCAAAATTCAAGTATTACAGAGCAAGAAAAAATCCCAAACAAGATGTCAATTTATATAATTTAGAAAATGATCCATTAGAGAAAAATAACATTGCTAATTTATTTCCAGAAGTTATAAAATCCATGGAAGTGATTTTAGAAAGATATGAAAAACAACATATTATTGTAGAAACAAAAGATGATGATAAAACAAAAGAAATTGAGGAAGAATTAAAGAGAATGGGGTACGTCTAG